In the genome of Clostridium cagae, one region contains:
- a CDS encoding PRK06851 family protein — MSGKILNYFASANTSKGFCNLFSSNLDNLDKIYILKGGPGCGKSTLIKSIGNEWCNKGYDIEFLHCSSDNDSLDGVIIPKIKVAIVDGTAPHVIEPTAPGAIEEYVNLGVAWDTNKLKEHTKDILKIKKHISSCYTNAYKLFERALVIHDDWEKIYIENMDFKKANELTIEVIDKLVGKSTFNKTAVIKDRFLGGSTPKGAVNFVDNLTENVSDRYFIKGRPGSGKSTLLKKLVKECKTRGIDAEVYHCGFDPDSLDMVIMRELDICIFDSTAPHEYFPVKENDYVIDMYGELITKGTDEKYAHNLSVIQNKYKETISKATLYLAKAKSYHDDLEKIYINAIDFSKIDDIKQNLVDLIKTFE; from the coding sequence TTGTCTGGTAAAATTTTAAATTATTTCGCTTCTGCTAATACTTCAAAAGGATTTTGTAATTTATTTTCATCTAATTTAGATAACTTAGATAAAATATATATTCTAAAAGGTGGCCCTGGATGCGGAAAATCTACACTTATAAAATCTATAGGTAATGAATGGTGCAATAAAGGTTATGATATAGAATTCCTACACTGTTCTTCTGATAATGATTCTCTTGATGGTGTAATAATTCCGAAGATTAAAGTGGCAATAGTTGATGGAACAGCTCCGCATGTTATAGAACCTACTGCACCTGGTGCTATTGAAGAGTATGTTAACTTAGGAGTTGCTTGGGATACTAATAAATTAAAAGAACATACAAAAGATATATTAAAAATTAAAAAGCATATTTCATCTTGTTATACTAATGCTTATAAACTATTCGAAAGAGCTCTTGTTATACATGACGATTGGGAAAAAATATATATTGAAAATATGGATTTTAAAAAAGCAAATGAATTAACAATAGAGGTTATAGATAAGCTTGTAGGAAAGAGTACTTTTAATAAAACTGCTGTAATAAAAGATAGATTTTTAGGTGGATCTACACCTAAAGGAGCTGTTAATTTTGTTGATAACTTAACAGAGAACGTTTCTGATAGATATTTTATAAAAGGAAGACCTGGCTCTGGTAAATCTACTTTATTAAAAAAGTTAGTAAAGGAATGTAAAACAAGAGGCATTGATGCTGAAGTATATCATTGTGGATTCGATCCAGATAGTCTTGATATGGTGATAATGAGAGAATTAGATATCTGTATCTTTGATTCAACTGCTCCACATGAATATTTTCCTGTTAAAGAAAATGATTATGTAATAGATATGTATGGAGAATTAATAACCAAAGGCACTGACGAAAAATATGCTCATAACTTATCTGTTATTCAAAACAAATATAAAGAAACAATTTCAAAAGCTACCTTATATCTTGCGAAAGCTAAATCTTATCATGACGATTTAGAAAAAATATATATTAATGCAATAGATTTTAGTAAAATCGATGATATAAAACAAAACTTAGTTGATTTAATAAAAACTTTTGAATAA
- the dapA gene encoding 4-hydroxy-tetrahydrodipicolinate synthase — MKIEGIIIPLVTPFKNNCIDFVCYKKLIDYYIEQGVDGIIPLGTTGESPTIESFEYNEILLKTMEYNNGRTKVYVGLGGNNTSEVIKRLKIAEDNSVDGILSVAPYYSRPNQRGIYEHFKRISESTDRDILIYNIPYRTGVNIENDTIYKLAQLKNIVGIKDCSGNISQTSELLLNRPNDEFSILTGEDALFYTTLALGGDGGILASASLNTKSFIKVYNDMKSNDYKEALKTWRDISKVIPLLFNEPNPTPLKYCLKNMGLIDSDEVRLPLTNITDELKYKLDNMLFSK; from the coding sequence ATGAAGATTGAAGGAATAATAATACCACTTGTAACACCATTTAAAAATAATTGTATTGATTTTGTTTGCTATAAAAAGTTGATAGATTATTATATTGAGCAAGGTGTAGATGGTATAATACCATTAGGAACTACTGGGGAAAGTCCAACAATAGAATCTTTTGAATATAATGAAATACTATTAAAAACAATGGAATATAATAATGGTAGAACAAAAGTTTATGTAGGACTTGGCGGAAATAATACATCTGAAGTAATAAAAAGGTTAAAGATAGCAGAAGATAATAGTGTTGATGGAATATTATCAGTAGCACCATATTATTCTAGACCAAATCAAAGAGGGATTTATGAACATTTTAAGCGTATATCTGAATCTACAGATAGAGATATACTAATATATAATATTCCCTATAGAACTGGAGTTAATATAGAAAATGATACTATATATAAGTTGGCACAGCTAAAAAATATAGTTGGAATAAAAGATTGCTCGGGAAATATAAGTCAAACTTCAGAACTATTATTAAACAGACCCAATGATGAATTTTCTATATTAACAGGAGAAGATGCTCTTTTTTATACTACATTAGCACTTGGTGGTGATGGTGGGATTTTAGCATCTGCAAGTTTAAACACAAAAAGTTTTATAAAAGTATATAATGATATGAAATCAAATGATTATAAAGAAGCATTAAAAACATGGAGAGATATTTCTAAGGTTATACCATTATTATTTAATGAACCTAATCCAACTCCATTAAAATATTGTTTGAAAAACATGGGATTAATTGATTCTGATGAAGTTAGATTACCACTAACTAATATAACAGATGAACTTAAGTATAAATTAGATAATATGTTATTTTCTAAATAA
- a CDS encoding DUF1540 domain-containing protein: protein MEKNPSIKCSVVSCKYNNGAQNYCTLDQINVGTHESHPKQVECTDCESFQLK, encoded by the coding sequence ATGGAGAAAAATCCAAGCATAAAATGTTCAGTTGTATCATGTAAATACAACAATGGAGCACAAAATTATTGTACATTAGATCAAATTAATGTAGGTACACACGAATCACATCCAAAGCAAGTAGAATGTACAGATTGTGAATCTTTTCAATTAAAATAA
- a CDS encoding SulP family inorganic anion transporter: MLPKLFTMIRQKDITKNQVVKDIISGIIVAIIALPLSIALAISSGVSPEKGLITAIFAGFVISLFGGSKVQIGGPTGAFVIIIYSIIQQYGLDGLITATIMAGIILVIMGLLKFGTVIKYIPQTITVGFTSGIAVTLLSTQIKDFFGLTIDNVPAEFIPKWQSYFSHMNTLSTSTLLIGILCVLIIALWPKVNKTIPGSLVALVVSTVLVMAFKLPVETIGDRFSTLSSSIPMPMLPKLSISTINQLFAPAMTIAILAGLESLLSAVVADGMIGDTHDSNMELVAQGMGNIISGLFGGIPATGAIARTAANVKNGGRSPIAGIVHAVTLLAIMLILMPVAKLIPMTSLAAILAVVSYNMSEWRTFKSLLKAPKSDVIVLVITFFFTIVFDLVVAIGFGMLMAMFLFMKRVSETTAIRDLVDEEVFDEEVLDMLKEADGKILVYQVDGPLFFGIVQDFLIKVNAVKSTAEVLILDMRHSYAIDASAIEALGKLLKHCRKNKIKLLITHVQEQPRNVLGNMGIADAIGEENIYNTKREAITVASRYIKNISSFVS, from the coding sequence ATGTTACCTAAACTATTTACAATGATAAGACAAAAGGATATTACTAAGAATCAGGTAGTAAAGGATATTATATCAGGAATTATTGTTGCCATAATAGCACTACCTTTATCAATAGCATTAGCGATATCATCAGGAGTATCACCTGAAAAAGGTCTTATTACTGCAATTTTTGCAGGATTTGTAATTTCACTTTTTGGTGGAAGTAAAGTTCAAATCGGAGGACCAACTGGAGCTTTTGTAATTATAATTTATTCTATTATTCAGCAGTACGGATTAGATGGATTAATTACAGCCACAATAATGGCAGGAATAATTCTAGTTATAATGGGATTATTAAAATTTGGAACAGTAATTAAATACATACCTCAAACAATAACTGTAGGTTTTACTAGTGGTATAGCAGTAACATTGCTATCTACTCAAATAAAAGACTTTTTTGGATTAACAATAGATAATGTTCCAGCAGAATTTATTCCAAAATGGCAAAGCTATTTTTCACATATGAATACATTAAGTACTTCAACATTATTAATAGGTATATTATGTGTACTTATTATTGCTTTATGGCCAAAAGTTAATAAAACAATACCAGGTTCATTAGTGGCGTTAGTTGTATCTACTGTACTAGTAATGGCTTTTAAATTACCAGTAGAAACTATAGGTGATAGATTTAGTACGTTATCATCTTCAATACCGATGCCAATGTTACCTAAATTAAGTATAAGTACAATAAATCAATTATTTGCACCAGCAATGACAATTGCTATATTAGCTGGATTAGAATCATTATTATCAGCAGTAGTAGCTGATGGAATGATCGGAGATACACATGATTCTAATATGGAACTTGTTGCACAAGGTATGGGTAATATTATATCAGGATTATTTGGTGGAATACCAGCAACAGGAGCTATAGCAAGAACAGCAGCAAATGTTAAAAATGGTGGAAGAAGCCCAATAGCAGGTATTGTACATGCTGTAACATTACTAGCTATTATGTTAATTTTAATGCCAGTTGCTAAATTAATACCAATGACATCTCTTGCAGCAATATTAGCTGTTGTATCTTATAATATGAGTGAATGGAGAACATTTAAGTCATTATTAAAAGCACCTAAGAGTGATGTTATTGTATTAGTTATAACATTCTTCTTTACTATAGTGTTTGACTTGGTAGTAGCTATTGGATTTGGAATGCTTATGGCTATGTTCTTATTTATGAAGAGAGTATCTGAAACAACTGCTATTAGAGATTTAGTAGATGAAGAGGTATTTGATGAAGAAGTTTTAGATATGTTAAAAGAAGCTGATGGAAAGATACTTGTTTATCAAGTTGATGGGCCATTGTTCTTTGGAATTGTGCAAGACTTCTTAATTAAAGTTAATGCTGTTAAGTCAACGGCAGAAGTTCTTATATTAGATATGAGACATAGTTATGCAATAGATGCTTCAGCAATAGAAGCATTAGGTAAATTACTTAAACATTGCAGAAAAAATAAAATAAAACTTTTAATAACACATGTTCAGGAACAACCAAGAAATGTTTTAGGAAATATGGGAATTGCAGATGCAATTGGTGAAGAAAATATATACAACACTAAAAGAGAAGCTATAACTGTAGCAAGTAGATATATAAAAAATATATCTAGTTTTGTAAGCTAA